One Burkholderia vietnamiensis LMG 10929 genomic window carries:
- a CDS encoding helix-turn-helix domain-containing protein produces MEAPDRDFPVQDLLRHLLADTRSSSEIARLSGVSQPTVSRLRMSDGRRLRRSAPFNKLCSFYGLNAPGPRRYNDLLREAIVDAWDGSDEHGRALLVVIQGLKDLQTKAESG; encoded by the coding sequence ATGGAAGCCCCGGACCGCGATTTTCCTGTACAAGACCTGTTACGCCACTTGCTGGCAGATACACGCTCGTCCAGCGAAATTGCGCGACTTTCTGGCGTCAGCCAACCGACGGTGTCGCGGCTTCGGATGTCGGACGGGCGCCGGCTGCGGCGCAGCGCGCCATTCAATAAGCTATGCAGTTTCTATGGACTGAATGCGCCCGGCCCGCGTCGCTACAACGACCTGCTGCGCGAGGCGATCGTCGACGCCTGGGACGGCTCGGACGAGCACGGGCGCGCGCTGTTGGTGGTGATCCAGGGCTTGAAGGACTTGCAGACGAAGGCCGAAAGCGGGTGA
- a CDS encoding alpha/beta hydrolase — MNLLRTLWLLLLLAAAVPAAAFESRIVAIPSAAMNATLKATVVLPDAYARLRHGPERSVERFPVVYLLHGSGGDHTDWTTNTRIAALADRYHVILVMPDGGHESWYIDSPFDSGSRFETFIGDEVVSYVDSHFRTIDAKGARAITGLSMGGFGALRIALDRPDTFGAVGSISGAVDPRCCEDEPGIDHVFGDPVRHPSFWNRNAIIESARTFVRAHLDLTIDCGRDDSLVGSNRTLHQRLIALGVPHDYAERPGGHTWDYWAHAIRYQMQFFATSFQHGGYA, encoded by the coding sequence ATGAACCTGTTACGCACGTTGTGGCTACTGCTGTTGCTCGCGGCCGCCGTACCGGCCGCCGCGTTCGAGTCGCGCATCGTCGCGATCCCGAGCGCCGCGATGAACGCGACGCTGAAGGCGACCGTCGTGCTGCCCGATGCGTATGCGCGCCTTCGGCACGGCCCGGAGCGCAGCGTCGAGCGCTTTCCGGTCGTCTATCTGCTGCACGGCTCAGGCGGCGACCACACCGACTGGACCACCAACACCCGAATCGCCGCGCTCGCCGACCGCTATCACGTGATCCTCGTCATGCCCGATGGCGGCCACGAAAGCTGGTACATCGACAGCCCGTTCGATTCGGGTAGCCGCTTCGAAACCTTCATCGGCGACGAAGTCGTGTCGTACGTCGACAGCCATTTCAGAACGATCGACGCCAAGGGCGCGCGCGCGATCACCGGCCTCAGCATGGGCGGCTTCGGCGCACTGCGCATCGCGCTCGACCGGCCCGACACGTTCGGCGCGGTCGGCAGCATCAGCGGCGCAGTCGACCCGCGCTGCTGCGAGGACGAACCCGGCATCGATCATGTGTTCGGCGACCCCGTCCGCCATCCGTCGTTCTGGAACCGCAATGCGATCATCGAAAGCGCGCGTACGTTCGTGCGCGCGCACCTCGACCTGACGATCGACTGCGGCCGCGACGACTCGCTGGTCGGCTCGAACCGCACGCTGCATCAACGGCTCATCGCGCTCGGCGTGCCGCACGACTACGCGGAGCGCCCGGGCGGCCACACCTGGGATTACTGGGCACACGCGATCCGCTATCAGATGCAGTTCTTCGCGACGTCGTTCCAGCACGGCGGTTACGCGTAA
- a CDS encoding DinB family protein — translation MHSRFDRFRETPLGAQLEALIGQPERYVEFAALSRVGVAAIGAIQHEIASKFPEVAADTTARQFCGSMVADVMRRHGHDVVQARGRLGGALFSYGAVFSAYPQVLPFADLPAALAEMPSRIAAYAAHVPAALVTRRPAGTGFSLVEHACHLRDLDAVFAERIDLVRSSELPVIASVDGTALAAQRDYLAQPLDEALAAFGRGRAALCATVAALQPQELARCGLRDGIRRMSLDELVRELLDHDRTHLLELDELLAELELPPLRPSTAE, via the coding sequence ATGCATTCCCGTTTCGACCGTTTTCGCGAGACACCGCTCGGCGCGCAGCTTGAAGCGCTGATCGGGCAACCGGAGCGCTACGTCGAATTCGCGGCGCTGTCGCGGGTGGGCGTCGCCGCGATCGGCGCGATCCAGCACGAGATCGCGAGCAAATTCCCCGAAGTCGCCGCCGATACGACGGCGCGGCAGTTCTGCGGCTCGATGGTCGCCGACGTGATGCGTCGCCACGGGCACGACGTCGTGCAGGCACGCGGCCGGCTCGGCGGCGCCCTGTTCAGCTACGGCGCGGTATTCAGCGCGTATCCGCAGGTGCTGCCGTTCGCGGACCTCCCGGCCGCGCTGGCCGAGATGCCGTCCCGGATCGCCGCGTACGCGGCGCACGTTCCCGCCGCACTCGTCACGCGCCGCCCGGCCGGGACGGGCTTCTCGCTGGTCGAGCATGCGTGCCACCTGCGCGACCTCGACGCCGTGTTCGCCGAGCGCATCGATCTGGTCCGGAGCAGCGAATTGCCGGTGATCGCGTCCGTCGACGGCACCGCGCTCGCCGCCCAGCGCGACTACCTCGCGCAGCCGCTCGACGAAGCGCTCGCCGCGTTCGGCCGCGGGCGCGCCGCGCTGTGCGCGACGGTCGCGGCGCTGCAGCCACAGGAACTTGCACGCTGCGGCCTACGCGACGGCATCCGCCGGATGTCGCTCGACGAACTCGTCCGCGAACTGCTCGATCACGATCGCACCCACCTTCTCGAACTCGACGAATTGCTCGCCGAACTCGAGTTGCCGCCGCTTCGCCCGTCTACCGCCGAATGA
- a CDS encoding YciI family protein, producing the protein MRVMVIVKATASSEAGAMPDTELLAAMGRFNEELVKAGVMLAGEGLHPSSRGKRVHFSGNERTVIDGPFAETKELIAGYWVWQVGSLDEAVEWVKRCPNPMPVDSDIEIRPIFSPEDFGEAFTPELQAQEARLRAELDGKHGE; encoded by the coding sequence ATGCGCGTCATGGTGATCGTCAAGGCCACGGCCTCTTCCGAAGCGGGCGCGATGCCCGACACCGAGTTGCTGGCCGCGATGGGCCGCTTCAACGAGGAACTGGTGAAAGCCGGCGTGATGCTCGCGGGCGAAGGCCTGCATCCGAGCTCGCGCGGCAAGCGCGTGCACTTCTCCGGCAACGAGCGCACCGTGATCGACGGCCCGTTCGCCGAAACCAAGGAACTCATCGCCGGCTACTGGGTGTGGCAGGTCGGCTCGCTCGACGAGGCGGTCGAATGGGTCAAGCGCTGCCCGAACCCGATGCCGGTCGACTCGGACATCGAGATTCGCCCGATCTTTTCACCCGAAGACTTCGGTGAAGCATTCACGCCGGAGCTGCAGGCGCAGGAAGCGCGGCTGCGCGCGGAGCTGGACGGCAAGCATGGCGAGTGA
- a CDS encoding ATP-binding protein, producing the protein MRVELFAQHHGCPGWEGEMARRIAAFDWSEAGLGPIEQWSASLIAAVRTVLASPLPLVMLWGRPGYMIYNDAYAAFSGGRHPYLLGKPVELGWPEVADFNRNVMNTCLAGGTLSYRDKELVLLRHGRPEDVWMDLHYSPLADDDGAPGGVLAVVIETTERVLATRQRAHAEAALQASNDALRRLTETLEQRVADALAERAAIEEQLRHAQKMEAIGSLTGGIAHDFNNVLQVISGNLQVLAVELGERASAQPRIESANNAVRRGAQLASHLLAFARRQPLSPTVLNPRKLIDGMSEMLHRALGETVRVVAALAPDVGNVLADRHQLENALLNLAINARDAMRGDGTLTIAAYNDTTAVGARRTPLPPGEYVTFEITDTGSGMTPDVLERVFEPFFTTKPDGEGTGLGLSMVFGFVKQSGGHTSIDSAPGQGTTVRLTFPRCHDALAEEPACAPRPDPVRGRETILIVEDDADVRLTVVDMLAQLGYKVLSASDGEAALRILDSGTPIDLLFTDVIMPGHIKGGELARRAAQRTPPLPVLFTSGYTRDEIFHSGRLDPGVMLLGKPYRRDELAARIRSVLDRNVKAA; encoded by the coding sequence ATGCGTGTCGAGTTGTTCGCACAACACCACGGTTGTCCGGGCTGGGAAGGTGAAATGGCCCGGCGCATCGCCGCCTTCGACTGGTCGGAGGCCGGGCTCGGGCCGATCGAGCAATGGTCGGCGAGCCTGATCGCCGCCGTGCGCACCGTGCTCGCGTCGCCGCTGCCGCTGGTGATGCTGTGGGGCCGGCCCGGCTACATGATCTACAACGATGCGTACGCCGCATTCTCCGGCGGCCGCCATCCGTATCTGCTCGGCAAGCCGGTCGAACTCGGCTGGCCCGAAGTCGCCGATTTCAACCGCAACGTGATGAATACCTGCCTCGCGGGCGGCACGCTGTCCTATCGCGACAAGGAACTCGTGCTGCTGCGCCACGGCCGGCCCGAAGACGTGTGGATGGACCTCCACTACAGCCCGCTCGCCGACGACGACGGCGCGCCGGGCGGCGTGCTCGCCGTCGTGATCGAGACGACCGAGCGCGTGCTCGCCACCCGTCAACGCGCACACGCGGAAGCCGCGCTGCAAGCGTCGAACGACGCGCTGCGCCGGCTGACCGAAACGCTCGAACAACGCGTCGCCGACGCGCTCGCCGAGCGCGCGGCCATCGAGGAGCAGCTGCGTCACGCGCAGAAGATGGAGGCGATCGGCAGCCTGACCGGCGGCATCGCGCACGACTTCAACAACGTGCTGCAGGTGATCAGCGGCAACCTGCAGGTGCTGGCGGTCGAACTCGGCGAGCGGGCGAGCGCGCAGCCGCGGATCGAGAGCGCGAACAACGCGGTGCGGCGCGGCGCGCAGCTGGCGTCGCACCTGCTGGCGTTCGCTCGGCGTCAGCCGCTGTCGCCGACGGTGCTGAACCCGCGCAAGCTGATCGACGGCATGAGCGAGATGCTGCACCGCGCACTCGGCGAAACCGTGCGCGTCGTGGCCGCGCTGGCGCCCGACGTCGGCAACGTGCTCGCCGATCGCCACCAGCTGGAAAACGCGCTGCTGAACCTCGCGATCAATGCGCGCGACGCGATGCGCGGCGACGGTACGCTGACGATCGCGGCCTACAACGACACGACTGCCGTCGGCGCCCGGCGCACGCCGCTGCCGCCCGGCGAATACGTGACCTTCGAGATCACCGATACGGGCAGCGGCATGACGCCGGACGTGCTCGAACGCGTGTTCGAACCGTTCTTCACGACCAAGCCCGACGGCGAAGGCACGGGGCTCGGGCTCAGCATGGTGTTCGGCTTCGTCAAGCAAAGCGGCGGCCATACGTCGATCGACAGCGCGCCGGGCCAGGGCACCACCGTGCGGCTGACGTTCCCGCGCTGTCACGATGCGTTGGCCGAGGAACCGGCGTGCGCGCCGCGGCCCGATCCCGTGCGCGGGCGGGAAACCATCCTGATCGTCGAGGACGACGCGGACGTCCGGCTCACCGTCGTCGACATGCTCGCGCAGCTCGGCTACAAGGTGCTCAGCGCGTCGGACGGCGAAGCCGCGCTGCGGATACTCGACAGCGGCACGCCGATCGACCTGCTGTTCACCGACGTGATCATGCCGGGGCACATCAAGGGCGGCGAACTGGCGCGCCGTGCGGCGCAGCGCACGCCGCCGCTGCCCGTGCTGTTCACGTCCGGCTATACGCGCGACGAAATTTTCCATTCGGGGCGGCTCGATCCCGGTGTGATGCTGCTCGGCAAGCCGTACCGCCGCGATGAGCTCGCGGCGCGGATTCGGAGTGTGCTCGACCGGAATGTGAAGGCGGCTTGA
- a CDS encoding MBL fold metallo-hydrolase, which translates to MSASRIDAVRDGLFRATTYVDTLDLGFSQFFIRSPHGDVLCVETGTRANFTQLSAALDAVGIAPSMVSNVIVPHFEADEMGALPDFLAANPALVAYAHPMCAWGLADVFGVRAVPLQDGEPTTLSGIDVVPVFTKHVHQWDALVVYLPAYKALLSSDILMRFGTQDADDPLPAILDAIARADYLPSLAHLASALRRVQAHDIDIVLPMHGPAITRDVQRVIAGVIAHCEAAAA; encoded by the coding sequence ATGAGCGCCTCCCGAATCGACGCCGTCCGCGACGGCCTGTTTCGCGCCACCACCTACGTCGACACGCTGGACCTCGGCTTCAGCCAGTTCTTCATACGCTCGCCGCACGGCGACGTGCTGTGCGTCGAAACCGGCACGCGCGCCAATTTCACGCAACTGAGCGCGGCGCTCGACGCGGTCGGCATTGCGCCGTCGATGGTCAGCAACGTGATCGTCCCGCATTTCGAGGCCGACGAGATGGGCGCGTTGCCCGACTTCCTCGCAGCCAACCCGGCGCTCGTCGCCTACGCGCATCCGATGTGCGCGTGGGGGCTGGCCGACGTGTTCGGCGTGCGCGCCGTACCGTTGCAGGACGGCGAGCCGACGACGCTGTCCGGCATCGACGTCGTGCCGGTGTTCACGAAGCACGTCCATCAGTGGGACGCGCTCGTCGTCTATCTGCCGGCGTACAAAGCGCTGCTGTCGTCGGACATCCTGATGCGCTTCGGCACGCAGGACGCCGACGATCCGCTGCCGGCGATCCTCGACGCGATCGCCCGCGCCGACTACCTGCCGTCGCTCGCGCATCTCGCGAGCGCGCTGCGCCGCGTCCAGGCGCACGATATCGACATCGTGCTGCCGATGCACGGCCCGGCGATCACGCGCGACGTTCAGCGCGTGATCGCCGGCGTCATCGCGCATTGCGAGGCTGCCGCCGCGTAG
- a CDS encoding ABC transporter permease, which translates to MNLQAIRAIYRAEMARTRRTLMQSIIAPVISTSLYFVVFGSAIGSRISDVNGIGYGSFIVPGLVMLSLLSQSISNASFGIYFPRFTGTIYEVLSAPVSYWEIVIAYVGAAASKSMLLGLIILATAGLFVPLHILHPFWMVLFLVLTSITFSLFGFVIGIWADSFEKLQLVPLLIITPLTFLGGSFYSVDMLPPVWRVVTLFNPIVYLISGFRWSFYGLADVHVWISLAATSLFLAILLAIVAWMFRTGYKLKN; encoded by the coding sequence ATGAACCTGCAGGCGATCCGCGCGATCTACCGCGCCGAAATGGCCCGCACGCGACGCACGCTGATGCAGAGCATCATCGCGCCGGTGATCTCGACGTCGCTGTACTTCGTCGTGTTCGGCTCGGCGATCGGCTCACGCATCAGCGACGTGAACGGGATCGGCTACGGATCGTTCATCGTGCCCGGCCTCGTGATGCTGTCGCTGCTGTCGCAGAGCATCTCGAACGCGTCGTTCGGCATCTACTTCCCGCGCTTCACGGGCACGATCTACGAGGTGCTGTCCGCGCCCGTGTCGTACTGGGAGATCGTGATCGCGTACGTGGGCGCGGCCGCGTCGAAGTCGATGCTGCTCGGGCTGATCATTCTCGCGACGGCCGGCCTGTTCGTGCCGTTGCACATCCTGCATCCGTTCTGGATGGTGCTGTTCCTCGTGCTGACGTCCATCACGTTCAGCCTGTTCGGGTTCGTGATCGGGATCTGGGCCGACAGCTTCGAGAAGCTGCAGCTCGTGCCGCTGCTGATCATCACGCCGCTCACGTTTCTCGGCGGCAGCTTCTATTCGGTGGACATGCTGCCGCCCGTGTGGCGCGTGGTCACGCTGTTCAACCCGATCGTCTATTTGATCAGCGGCTTCCGCTGGTCGTTCTACGGGCTGGCCGACGTGCACGTGTGGATCAGCCTCGCGGCGACCTCGCTGTTCCTGGCGATCCTGCTCGCGATCGTCGCGTGGATGTTCCGCACCGGCTACAAGCTGAAGAACTGA
- a CDS encoding ABC transporter ATP-binding protein has protein sequence MQPILSVSDLSKTYASGFQALKHVNLDIRPGEIFALLGPNGAGKTTLIGSICGIVTPTEGRVTVGGHDIRDHYRAAREMIGLVPQELTTDAFETVWATVSFSRGLFGKAPDPAYIEKTLKALSLWDKRDNKLMTLSGGMKRRVMIAKALSHEPRILFLDEPTAGVDVELRRDMWKLVDSLRESGVTILLTTHYIEEAEEMADRIGIILGGELVLVEDKHELMRKLGKKQLTVQLEQPLAAVPAELAVFGLERAADGTALVYTYDSQRDDAGIAKLIAALGAAGIGFRDLHTTQSSLEDIFVSLIDNRRNGAQGT, from the coding sequence ATGCAACCGATCCTCTCCGTTTCCGACCTCTCCAAGACTTACGCGTCCGGCTTCCAGGCGCTCAAGCACGTGAACCTCGACATCCGCCCCGGCGAGATCTTCGCGCTGCTCGGGCCGAACGGCGCGGGCAAGACCACGCTGATCGGCTCGATCTGCGGCATCGTCACGCCGACCGAAGGGCGCGTGACGGTCGGCGGCCACGACATCCGCGATCACTACCGCGCGGCGCGCGAAATGATCGGGCTCGTGCCGCAGGAACTGACGACCGATGCGTTCGAGACCGTCTGGGCGACGGTGTCGTTCAGCCGCGGCCTGTTCGGCAAGGCGCCCGATCCCGCGTACATCGAGAAGACGCTGAAGGCGCTGTCGCTGTGGGACAAGCGCGACAACAAGCTGATGACGCTGTCGGGCGGCATGAAGCGCCGCGTGATGATCGCGAAGGCGCTGTCGCACGAGCCGCGCATCCTGTTCCTCGACGAGCCGACCGCCGGCGTCGACGTCGAGCTGCGCCGCGACATGTGGAAGCTGGTCGATTCGCTGCGCGAAAGCGGCGTGACGATCCTGTTGACCACCCACTACATCGAGGAAGCCGAGGAAATGGCCGACCGCATCGGCATCATTCTCGGCGGCGAGCTCGTGCTCGTCGAAGACAAGCACGAACTGATGCGCAAGCTCGGCAAGAAGCAGCTGACCGTGCAGCTGGAGCAGCCGCTCGCGGCGGTGCCGGCCGAGCTGGCGGTGTTCGGGCTCGAACGCGCGGCCGACGGCACCGCGCTCGTCTACACCTACGACTCGCAGCGCGACGACGCGGGCATCGCCAAGCTGATCGCCGCGCTCGGCGCGGCCGGCATCGGTTTTCGCGATCTGCATACGACGCAGAGCTCGCTCGAGGACATCTTCGTGAGCCTGATCGACAATCGCCGCAACGGCGCACAAGGGACGTAA